The following are encoded together in the Streptomyces tsukubensis genome:
- a CDS encoding cation:proton antiporter regulatory subunit yields MEPTAHFTKTALPGIGTRYDIDTEAGRHLSVVVHQDGRRILAFHDPEDDDNCRDAAPLDPSESLALAELLTPDPVGHLHQHLEIDLVTEHIPVTKRSPFAGRVLGSTQARTRTGASIVAVLRRTDAFPSPTPDFRFAIGDTLVVVGTREGVDAVADLIAGG; encoded by the coding sequence ATGGAACCCACCGCTCACTTCACCAAGACCGCCCTGCCCGGGATCGGTACCCGCTACGACATCGACACGGAGGCGGGCCGTCACCTCTCCGTCGTCGTACACCAGGACGGCAGGCGGATCCTCGCCTTCCACGACCCCGAGGACGACGACAACTGCCGGGACGCGGCCCCGCTCGACCCGTCGGAGTCGCTGGCCCTGGCGGAGCTCCTCACCCCCGACCCCGTCGGCCACCTGCACCAGCACCTGGAGATCGACCTCGTGACCGAGCACATCCCGGTCACCAAGCGCTCGCCCTTCGCGGGCCGGGTACTGGGGTCGACGCAGGCGCGGACCCGCACCGGCGCCTCGATCGTCGCCGTGCTGCGCAGGACTGACGCCTTCCCCTCGCCCACCCCGGACTTCCGCTTCGCCATCGGCGACACCCTCGTCGTCGTCGGCACCCGCGAGGGCGTCGACGCCGTCGCCGACCTCATCGCTGGAGGGTAA
- a CDS encoding cation:proton antiporter, with translation MHDTTELLIELGAIILGLGILGRLAGRIGFSPIPLYLLAGLAFGHGGFLPLNASEEFIGTGAEIGVILLLLLLGLEYSASDLVTNLKTQYPSGIVDFVLNALPGAVCALILGWGPVAAVALAGVTWISSSGVIAKVLGDLGRLGNRETPVILGVLVIEDLAMALYLPIVTALLAGLSLSGASLTLVISLGTVGLVLYLALRHGRIISRMVSSDNPEMLLLVVLGLTVLVAGVAAELQVSAAVGAFLVGIALSGEVAEGAHNLLAPLRDLFAAVFFVFFGLSTDPADIPPVFFTALILALVTTCTKIATGFYAARRAGVKRAGRWRAGGTLVARGEFSIVIAGLAVGVEPRIGPLATAYVLILVILGPLTARWTEPLARKLLPHPKPRVEPEAAAAQTHADSTAAAN, from the coding sequence GTGCACGACACGACAGAACTGCTGATAGAGCTCGGCGCCATCATCCTCGGCCTCGGCATACTCGGCCGCCTCGCGGGGCGGATCGGCTTCTCGCCCATCCCCCTGTACCTGCTCGCGGGGCTCGCCTTCGGCCACGGCGGCTTCCTGCCGCTGAACGCGAGTGAGGAGTTCATCGGGACCGGCGCCGAGATCGGTGTCATCCTGCTGCTGCTCCTGCTCGGCCTGGAATACAGCGCCTCGGACCTGGTCACCAATCTCAAGACGCAATACCCGTCGGGGATCGTCGACTTCGTCCTCAACGCGCTGCCGGGCGCGGTCTGTGCCCTCATCCTCGGCTGGGGCCCCGTGGCCGCCGTGGCTCTGGCCGGTGTCACCTGGATCTCGTCGTCGGGGGTGATCGCCAAGGTCCTCGGCGACCTGGGCAGGCTCGGCAACCGCGAGACCCCCGTGATCCTCGGGGTGCTCGTCATCGAGGACCTGGCGATGGCCCTCTACCTGCCGATCGTCACCGCGCTGCTCGCCGGGCTGAGCCTGAGCGGCGCGAGCCTCACCCTGGTCATCTCGCTCGGTACGGTCGGGCTCGTCCTCTACCTGGCGCTGCGGCACGGCAGGATCATCAGCAGGATGGTCTCCTCCGACAACCCCGAGATGCTGCTGCTCGTGGTGCTCGGCCTGACGGTGCTCGTCGCGGGTGTCGCCGCCGAACTCCAGGTCTCGGCGGCCGTGGGCGCCTTCCTCGTCGGCATCGCGCTCTCCGGCGAGGTCGCGGAGGGCGCGCACAATCTGCTCGCCCCGCTGCGGGACCTCTTCGCCGCTGTCTTCTTCGTGTTCTTCGGGCTCTCCACGGACCCGGCCGACATCCCGCCGGTCTTCTTCACCGCGCTGATCCTCGCCCTGGTCACCACCTGCACCAAGATCGCCACAGGCTTCTACGCGGCCCGCCGCGCGGGCGTCAAGAGGGCGGGGCGCTGGCGGGCGGGCGGCACCCTGGTGGCGCGCGGCGAGTTCTCCATCGTGATCGCGGGGCTCGCGGTGGGTGTGGAACCCCGCATCGGTCCGCTGGCCACCGCGTACGTCCTGATCCTGGTCATCCTCGGGCCGCTCACGGCACGCTGGACCGAGCCGCTGGCGCGCAAGCTGCTTCCCCACCCGAAACCACGGGTGGAGCCGGAGGCCGCGGCCGCCCAGACCCACGCGGACAGCACCGCGGCGGCCAACTGA
- a CDS encoding PucR family transcriptional regulator, translating to MQPREIPDSYAEGYPDTLAEVARTGRRLTREELASRRQLGEQAAEAGYGLRSLVNGLLTATRANWPVPADSSAAQVLAAVEQAIDASAEGYERAQRLAVRHEEAARREFVDDLLHGRSDPGRLAERAGRFGLRLAHAHVVAVARGPEPYDDSHPVTRTVESAVFARFGDRRALLTTKSDLLICVVPAGQEEIARYFAKQAYAAADGSRAAIGRPHAGPGGVVLSYEEAVDALGLADRMGFDGPVLSAADLLVFPVLIRDRQAMSDLVLSTLGPLREARGGAGPLLETLSVYFDTGCVAARTARRLNLSVRALTYRLERIHQLTGADVNDAMSRYALQTAVIGARLFDWPAKDI from the coding sequence ATGCAGCCGAGAGAGATCCCCGACAGCTACGCGGAGGGGTACCCGGACACGCTGGCCGAGGTGGCACGCACGGGCAGACGTCTCACCCGCGAGGAACTCGCCTCAAGGCGGCAGCTCGGCGAACAGGCCGCGGAGGCCGGATACGGACTGCGTTCCCTGGTCAACGGTCTGCTCACCGCGACCCGCGCCAACTGGCCCGTCCCCGCGGACTCCTCCGCCGCCCAGGTACTGGCAGCGGTGGAACAGGCCATCGACGCCTCCGCCGAGGGGTACGAGAGAGCCCAGCGGCTCGCCGTACGTCACGAGGAGGCGGCGCGCCGGGAGTTCGTGGACGACCTGCTGCACGGCCGCAGCGACCCCGGGCGGCTGGCCGAGCGCGCGGGACGTTTCGGACTGCGGCTGGCCCACGCGCACGTGGTGGCGGTGGCGCGCGGTCCCGAACCCTACGACGACAGCCACCCGGTGACCCGCACGGTGGAAAGCGCGGTCTTCGCGCGCTTCGGTGACCGCAGGGCGCTGCTCACCACCAAGAGCGACCTCCTGATCTGTGTGGTGCCGGCGGGTCAGGAGGAGATCGCGCGTTACTTCGCCAAGCAGGCGTACGCGGCAGCCGACGGCAGCCGGGCGGCCATCGGCAGGCCGCACGCGGGCCCCGGCGGTGTGGTGCTGTCCTACGAGGAGGCGGTGGACGCCCTCGGTCTCGCCGACCGTATGGGATTCGACGGGCCGGTACTCTCCGCCGCCGACCTGCTGGTCTTTCCCGTGCTCATACGCGACCGGCAGGCCATGTCCGACCTGGTGTTGAGCACCCTGGGGCCGCTGCGGGAGGCCAGGGGCGGCGCGGGGCCGCTGCTGGAGACCCTGAGCGTCTACTTCGACACGGGGTGCGTGGCCGCGCGGACGGCCCGCAGGCTCAACCTCAGCGTCCGGGCGCTCACCTACAGGCTGGAGCGGATCCACCAGCTCACCGGCGCGGACGTGAACGACGCGATGAGCCGCTACGCCCTCCAGACCGCGGTGATCGGCGCGCGCCTCTTCGACTGGCCGGCGAAGGACATCTGA